In Shouchella patagoniensis, the following are encoded in one genomic region:
- a CDS encoding Maf family protein yields MNTLLLASNSPRRSDFLKQCHYQFSVIPSNVDETIQEGLPLKEVVCTLALRKAKHVAASNQNSVVLGADTVVSYKGNLLGKPRSKQEAREMLMLLSGNTHDVCTGVAIVKGEQVRVFYEIAKVTMTSITTEQLDRYLRSDDSMDKAGAYGIQSLGGMFVSRLEGDFYTVAGLPLSRTVEELERFQIYPHIS; encoded by the coding sequence ATGAATACCCTTCTTTTAGCCTCCAATTCCCCGAGGCGTAGTGATTTTTTAAAGCAGTGCCACTACCAATTTTCCGTTATCCCAAGTAATGTTGATGAAACAATTCAAGAAGGACTACCACTTAAAGAGGTCGTCTGCACGCTAGCACTTCGAAAAGCAAAACATGTTGCGGCATCAAATCAAAACTCGGTTGTCCTTGGTGCTGATACGGTGGTGTCTTATAAAGGCAACCTATTAGGAAAACCTCGGTCAAAACAAGAGGCCCGAGAAATGTTAATGCTTCTTTCAGGAAACACCCACGATGTCTGTACAGGAGTTGCGATTGTGAAAGGCGAACAGGTTCGTGTTTTTTATGAGATTGCCAAAGTAACAATGACATCTATAACGACTGAGCAACTTGATCGTTATTTGCGCTCTGACGATTCGATGGATAAAGCTGGGGCTTATGGTATTCAGAGCCTAGGTGGGATGTTTGTATCTCGCTTAGAAGGAGATTTTTATACGGTTGCGGGTCTCCCTCTTTCAAGAACAGTAGAAGAGCTTGAGCGCTTTCAGATTTACCCTCATATTTCTTAA